A section of the Osmia lignaria lignaria isolate PbOS001 chromosome 3, iyOsmLign1, whole genome shotgun sequence genome encodes:
- the Tspo gene encoding translocator protein, translated as MPVKVSWPLVVGIIHPNIGGWAGSYLTQKNIKPWYESLKKPSWTPPNWVFGPIWTTVYCTIGYSSYLVWKDGGGFREAIIPLSIYGTNLILNWSWTPLFFGLHNIKWALYEITLLWGSTVAMGIAFYNVNQIAGCLVIPYLIWNSFATALNYVIYRDNERNVESVAGGKKE; from the exons atgccTGTGAAAGTATCTTGGCCGCTTGTAGTAGGTATTATCCATCCAAATATTGGAGGATGGGCTGGATCGTACTtgactcaaaaaaatattaaaccttGGTATGAg TCGTTAAAAAAACCTTCATGGACTCCACCAAATTGGGTATTTGGTCCAATATGGACAACTGTTTATTGTACAATAGGATATTCTTCATATTTAGTATGGAAAGATGGTGGTGGTTTTAGAGAAGCAATAATACCACTTTCTATTTATGGAACTAATTTAATACTAAATTGGTCATGGACACCACTGTTCTTTGGATTACACAACATAAAATGG gcTTTATATGAAATCACATTATTATGGGGAAGCACTGTAGCAATGGGTATTGCATTTTACAATGTAAATCAAATTGCTGGCTGTTTAGTCATTCCATACTTAATATGGAATTCATTTGCCACAGCATTGAACTATGTCATTTATAGGGATAACGAACGAAACGTAGAAAGTGTTGCAGGTGGAAAAAAGGAATAA